From the Primulina tabacum isolate GXHZ01 chromosome 3, ASM2559414v2, whole genome shotgun sequence genome, one window contains:
- the LOC142539788 gene encoding F-box protein At5g49610-like yields MGSSSMDRKHHHELRRFQFSPFFNKNKSKDIKILVKEYVLPFLPAKSLVRFRAVSMEWDQWIQSPFLAHQQSYSFQELSGYFYQQNQENIEFLTMNRRAYGVPKPSLGFLPESVSIKSSSNGLILCEDQNGNNTYYICNPVNKEWKELPLPHYYHRPETAIVLAFEPSVLNMDASYQLICPVTFVDQPIICFEVYSSKTRSWTESTTICLELEAGSTLRGSGFYVKGTAYWETSSRKVVAFNPTNAIHEIISLPNHCPQGGILTEMNEELCYIGISSVDGNDHFVEIYGGLYLDLKYKMKLHLQMALNRYRVLPCLNGNIVMILNGCAIHSYSLKNEKLEVIGWNAGRSEGMYLPYVNSLVSVG; encoded by the exons ATGGGCTCCTCAAGCATGGATCGAAAACACCATCACGAG CTTAGACGTTTCCAATTTTCTCCATTTTTCAATAAGAACAAAAGCAAGGACATCAAAATTCTCGTAAAAGAATATGTTCTCCCTTTCCTTCCAGCAAAAAGCCTTGTCAGATTCAGGGCTGTATCAATGGAGTGGGATCAATGGATTCAAAGTCCCTTTTTAGCCCATCAGCAAAGTTACTCCTTCCAAGAATTATCCGGTTACTTTTATCAACAGAACCaagaaaatattgagtttttaACCATGAATCGTCGTGCATATGGAGTTCCAAAACCTTCCCTCGGTTTCTTGCCTGAATCTGTGAGCATTAAAAGCTCCTCTAACGGCTTGATACTCTGCGAAGATCAAAATGGCAATAACACTTACTACATCTGCAATCCTGTAAACAAAGAGTGGAAAGAACTTCCTCTGCCTCACTATTATCACAGACCTGAAACAGCAATTGTTCTTGCCTTTGAACCATCTGTACTCAACATGGATGCTAGTTATCAGTTGATCTGCCCAGTAACTTTTGTTGATCAGCCAATTATCTGCTTTGAAGTATACTCCTCTAAAACAAGATCCTGGACAGAATCAACCACAATTTGTCTAGAGTTGGAGGCAGGTTCGACTCTAAGAGGCAGCGGATTCTATGTTAAAGGAACGGCTTATTGGGAAACATCCTCAAGAAAAGTGGTGGCTTTTAATCCGACAAATGCAATTCACGAGATTATCTCACTACCAAATCATTGTCCACAGGGAGGAATCTTGACAGAGATGAATGAGGAGCTATGCTACATTGGGATTTCTAGTGTCGATGGGAATGACCACTTTGTTGAGATCTACGGGGGACTGTATTTGGATTTGAAGTACAAAATGAAACTGCATCTTCAAATGGCATTGAATCGGTATCGAGTTCTACCGTGTCTAAATGGAAATATCGTGATGATTCTGAATGGGTGTGCTATACACTCGTATAGCTTGAAGAATGAAAAACTTGAAGTCATAGGCTGGAATGCTGGAAGGTCCGAGGGAATGTATCTGCCTTACGTAAATAGTCTAGTTTCTGTGGGGTAG